The following proteins are encoded in a genomic region of Natrinema sp. DC36:
- a CDS encoding electron transfer flavoprotein subunit alpha/FixB family protein: MTAIDPDDHTVDELTERLQTIDDEDELQAILEAERAGRDRQTAREAVHRRLEGIGAADDDSDGVEEGTETEGEYEETKEDVGDEAEADAEEAEAVDDEDEAAETVDEAEADEDEAKEADDEPAEDDDLSHPTRDKKHIRGLADGDYADLWVFCETQGGELLEVSKEMLGKGRELMDQFEADYGDEERVVAFLMGDDCQGLAEECIAYGADIAVYHEDERLERFLHKPYTEISAHMARGEGTVESTDWRDYDKPRYVLFPATNNGRDLSAKVQAELDSGLASDCSDLFIEANEISNPVKTGEPGVKKTVEKVLHMKRPDFSGFEYSTILCLDNPDRDFHPQGCSVIPGSFDPIERDPDREGLVVEHDMDLEDDWFRVEITEYDRLEAGIDLTGHDVIVCLGRGIADDPTGGMELGLDLVDAFDDAELGITRGIVTSSYQFEGHVEQYSKEERQIGETGQVVAPDVYIAAGVSGAVQHKVGMDESDTIVAINTDTDARIRDFSDYFVEGDLFEVLPRLTEAVEAGETALEPEAVADGGDD; this comes from the coding sequence ATGACGGCGATCGATCCGGACGACCACACGGTCGACGAACTGACCGAGCGGCTCCAGACGATCGACGACGAGGACGAACTGCAGGCGATCCTCGAGGCCGAGCGCGCCGGACGGGACAGGCAAACTGCCCGCGAAGCGGTCCACCGGCGGCTCGAGGGAATCGGTGCCGCCGACGACGACAGCGACGGTGTCGAGGAGGGCACGGAGACGGAGGGCGAGTACGAGGAGACGAAAGAGGACGTCGGCGACGAAGCCGAGGCCGATGCGGAGGAAGCGGAAGCTGTGGACGACGAGGATGAAGCGGCGGAAACGGTGGACGAAGCCGAGGCCGACGAGGATGAAGCGAAAGAGGCAGACGACGAACCGGCAGAAGACGACGACCTCTCGCATCCCACCCGTGACAAGAAACACATCCGGGGACTCGCGGACGGCGACTACGCGGACCTGTGGGTGTTCTGTGAGACCCAGGGCGGCGAGTTACTCGAGGTCTCGAAAGAGATGCTCGGCAAGGGCCGCGAACTGATGGACCAGTTCGAAGCGGACTACGGGGACGAGGAGCGCGTCGTCGCATTCTTGATGGGCGACGACTGCCAGGGCCTCGCCGAGGAGTGCATCGCCTACGGGGCCGATATAGCCGTCTATCACGAGGACGAGCGCCTCGAGCGCTTCCTCCACAAACCCTACACCGAAATTTCGGCGCACATGGCCCGCGGAGAGGGGACCGTCGAGAGCACCGACTGGCGCGACTACGACAAGCCGCGCTACGTCCTGTTCCCGGCGACGAACAACGGGCGGGACCTCTCGGCAAAGGTTCAGGCCGAACTCGACTCCGGGCTGGCCTCGGACTGTTCGGACCTGTTCATCGAAGCGAACGAGATCTCGAACCCGGTCAAGACCGGCGAACCCGGCGTCAAGAAGACCGTCGAGAAGGTCCTGCACATGAAGCGACCGGACTTCTCGGGCTTCGAGTACTCGACGATCCTCTGTCTCGACAATCCGGATCGGGACTTCCACCCGCAGGGGTGTTCGGTGATTCCGGGCAGCTTCGACCCGATCGAGCGCGACCCCGACCGCGAGGGACTCGTCGTCGAACACGACATGGACCTCGAGGACGACTGGTTCCGCGTCGAGATCACCGAATACGACCGGCTCGAGGCCGGAATCGATCTCACCGGCCACGACGTGATCGTCTGTCTCGGCCGCGGAATCGCCGACGATCCGACCGGGGGGATGGAACTCGGCCTCGACCTGGTCGACGCGTTCGACGACGCCGAACTCGGCATCACGCGCGGAATCGTCACCTCCTCCTATCAGTTCGAGGGTCACGTCGAGCAGTACTCGAAAGAGGAACGCCAGATCGGCGAGACCGGTCAGGTCGTCGCCCCCGACGTGTACATCGCGGCGGGCGTCTCCGGCGCGGTCCAGCACAAGGTCGGGATGGACGAGTCCGACACCATCGTCGCGATCAACACCGACACCGACGCCCGGATCCGGGACTTCTCGGATTACTTCGTCGAGGGCGACCTCTTCGAGGTGTTACCCCGACTCACCGAGGCCGTAGAGGCGGGCGAGACGGCCCTCGAGCCCGAGGCTGTCGCCGACGGGGGTGACGACTGA
- a CDS encoding FAD-dependent monooxygenase, with translation MAAATDDYEQYEAVVVGCGPGGAAAAARLADHDIETLVLERGTEAGSKNVSGGLLYAEDSAPYTLDDLFDGFREEAAERPVTDYYIHNVAGNSVKTYDLADLHEHDTDWCDAVLRREMDSWLEQRVHEKTSETGGGVLTNVRVNGLLEENGEIVGVTCDELDPIRADLIVAADGVNSELAREAGLMDWEEPDEWFQGVKAVVDMDPNAIDDRFDIGPDEGAAHLFSGDLFEDVRGGGFLYTNEDSLSIGTVFHLDSLVEQEAEPHELLDALLSHPLLAGWFKNEYHEREYAAKLVPDSKKVAHREPYRDRLVLVGDAAGQMQAQGPIIKGMNHAVTAGALAADAFAVTRGNSDPDAAGRRYTKMLEDSGTMDKLRPRQYELSRTVGENDAVTAAVERVLDSPIGSLAVGNPVADRLLQRAYNSPFLVSMLPDTKTGYVSLPTLIAEEHGKTIHWESEIEPPTLEERIGDLTYDTDVGNPHIELRDESYAASGAAVSACPVSAEDFGGGCYRSETVKTNGSEETLVSLDTQPCVECGTCAIVADTEWEHPRGGKGVEYREG, from the coding sequence ATGGCGGCCGCAACCGACGACTACGAACAGTACGAGGCCGTCGTCGTGGGCTGTGGTCCCGGCGGGGCCGCGGCGGCCGCGCGGCTGGCCGACCACGATATCGAGACGCTCGTCCTCGAGCGTGGGACCGAAGCGGGCTCGAAGAACGTCTCCGGCGGGCTGCTCTACGCCGAGGACTCGGCCCCCTACACGCTCGACGACCTCTTCGACGGCTTCCGCGAGGAAGCCGCCGAGCGCCCGGTCACGGACTACTACATCCACAACGTGGCCGGAAACTCGGTCAAGACCTACGATCTGGCCGATCTCCACGAACACGACACCGACTGGTGTGACGCCGTCCTCCGCCGCGAGATGGACTCCTGGCTCGAGCAGCGGGTCCACGAGAAGACGAGCGAGACCGGCGGCGGCGTCCTGACGAACGTGCGGGTGAACGGCCTGCTCGAGGAGAACGGAGAGATCGTCGGCGTCACCTGCGACGAACTCGACCCGATCAGAGCCGATCTGATCGTCGCGGCCGACGGCGTCAACTCCGAACTCGCCCGCGAGGCGGGACTGATGGACTGGGAGGAACCCGACGAGTGGTTCCAGGGCGTCAAGGCCGTCGTCGATATGGACCCCAACGCGATCGACGACCGGTTCGATATCGGGCCGGACGAGGGTGCGGCCCACCTGTTCTCGGGCGACCTCTTCGAAGACGTCCGGGGCGGCGGATTTCTCTACACGAACGAGGATTCGCTCTCGATCGGGACCGTCTTCCACCTCGACAGTCTCGTCGAGCAGGAGGCCGAGCCCCACGAACTGCTCGACGCCCTGCTGTCGCATCCGCTGTTGGCGGGCTGGTTCAAAAACGAGTATCACGAGCGGGAGTACGCGGCGAAGCTCGTCCCCGACTCGAAGAAGGTCGCCCACCGCGAACCGTATCGCGATCGACTCGTGCTCGTCGGCGACGCCGCCGGCCAGATGCAGGCCCAGGGGCCGATCATCAAGGGAATGAACCACGCCGTCACCGCCGGGGCGCTCGCGGCCGACGCCTTCGCCGTCACTCGCGGCAACAGCGACCCGGACGCTGCGGGCCGCCGATACACGAAGATGCTCGAGGACTCGGGGACGATGGACAAGCTCCGCCCCAGGCAGTACGAGTTGAGCCGGACCGTCGGCGAAAACGACGCCGTTACCGCGGCGGTCGAGCGGGTGCTGGACTCGCCGATCGGCTCGCTCGCGGTCGGCAATCCGGTCGCGGATCGCCTGCTACAGCGGGCGTACAACTCGCCGTTCCTCGTGTCGATGCTCCCCGATACGAAGACCGGCTACGTCTCCCTGCCGACGCTGATCGCCGAAGAACACGGCAAGACGATCCACTGGGAGAGCGAGATCGAACCGCCGACCCTCGAGGAGCGCATCGGCGACCTGACCTACGATACCGACGTGGGGAATCCCCACATCGAACTCCGAGACGAGTCCTACGCGGCAAGCGGCGCAGCCGTCAGCGCCTGTCCGGTCAGCGCCGAGGACTTCGGCGGCGGCTGTTACCGCTCGGAGACGGTCAAAACGAACGGCAGCGAGGAGACGCTGGTCAGCCTCGACACGCAGCCCTGCGTCGAGTGTGGCACCTGTGCGATCGTCGCCGACACCGAGTGGGAGCACCCCCGCGGCGGCAAGGGTGTGGAGTACCGCGAGGGGTAG
- a CDS encoding plastocyanin/azurin family copper-binding protein: MSRDDRLSRRRMLKLTGVAGSTAFVAGCGGGGGGNGGNGGNGGNGGSTDGFEISPDQDIRFDGQTSAWVGLQPESIAEEENPTLILEAGENYSIGWTEGDGAAHNLELRNDDGEVVEDYTTGDPVSDPGTEEVFEFQAQDVITLYRCEPHPAMEGEIQVQGPANGGGGNETAGNETGNETGNMTGNETGNETSGNNTTE, translated from the coding sequence ATGTCACGAGACGATCGGTTATCCCGACGACGGATGCTCAAGCTGACAGGTGTCGCAGGTTCGACCGCGTTTGTCGCCGGTTGCGGTGGCGGCGGTGGTGGTAACGGCGGCAACGGCGGCAATGGTGGTAACGGCGGCAGTACTGACGGCTTCGAGATCAGTCCCGACCAGGATATTAGATTTGATGGCCAGACAAGCGCCTGGGTGGGTCTCCAGCCGGAATCGATCGCAGAGGAAGAGAATCCGACGCTGATACTCGAGGCCGGCGAGAACTACTCGATCGGCTGGACGGAAGGTGACGGTGCCGCACATAATCTGGAACTCCGGAACGACGACGGCGAAGTCGTCGAGGACTACACGACGGGCGACCCCGTCTCTGACCCGGGCACCGAAGAGGTCTTCGAGTTTCAGGCACAGGACGTGATAACCCTCTACCGCTGTGAGCCCCATCCGGCGATGGAAGGCGAAATCCAGGTTCAGGGCCCAGCGAACGGTGGCGGCGGCAACGAAACCGCTGGCAACGAAACTGGCAATGAGACCGGTAACATGACTGGCAACGAAACTGGTAACGAGACTAGCGGGAACAACACGACCGAGTAG
- the phoU gene encoding phosphate signaling complex protein PhoU, with the protein MARQSYQDKLTELREDVLYMSEVVMERLRMGLDALEQKDEALAREVIEGDGEINRMYLDLEQDCIDLLALQQPVASDLRFIAASFKIITDLERIADLATNLGEYTFDAEQDLFPDVDVQEMGDLTLDMLEDAMLAYDTEDIETCRELAARDDELDQFAERASEIVVRDLIERELDTPDEVERLLQDVSRLLLTIRDLERVGDHAVNIAARTLYMVENDDELIY; encoded by the coding sequence ATGGCCAGACAATCCTACCAGGACAAGCTCACGGAGCTCCGTGAGGACGTGCTCTACATGAGCGAAGTCGTCATGGAACGCCTTCGTATGGGACTCGACGCCCTCGAGCAGAAAGACGAAGCTCTCGCCCGCGAAGTGATCGAGGGCGACGGCGAGATCAACCGAATGTATCTCGATCTCGAGCAGGACTGTATCGACCTGCTCGCGCTGCAGCAGCCGGTGGCGAGCGACCTGCGATTCATCGCCGCTTCGTTCAAGATCATCACCGATCTCGAGCGGATCGCCGACCTCGCGACGAACCTCGGGGAGTACACGTTCGACGCCGAACAGGACCTGTTCCCCGACGTCGACGTCCAGGAGATGGGCGACCTGACCCTCGACATGCTCGAGGACGCGATGCTCGCCTACGATACCGAGGATATCGAAACCTGTCGAGAACTCGCAGCCCGTGACGACGAACTCGATCAGTTCGCCGAACGCGCAAGCGAGATCGTCGTCCGCGACCTCATCGAGCGCGAACTCGATACGCCGGACGAGGTCGAACGGTTGCTCCAGGACGTTTCGCGGCTCCTGTTGACGATTCGCGACCTCGAGCGCGTCGGCGACCACGCGGTCAACATCGCCGCGCGGACGCTTTACATGGTCGAAAACGACGACGAACTGATCTACTGA
- a CDS encoding metal-dependent hydrolase yields MVANGVHILISLALVVLLFRSERPEPYLIAALAAAGPDIDTFVFRPLVELGYVEGVLWMHRGLTHSLLAGIALTVLLAAFGPWRAAAVGFGSHVLLDFLSGGVRPFAPFDPTLYGVSVDWLLLNMLISIIAVTVILGGLLGMKYDLGQQVVSRAPETTPERSR; encoded by the coding sequence ATGGTCGCGAACGGGGTCCACATCTTGATCAGTCTGGCGCTGGTCGTGTTGCTCTTCCGATCCGAACGGCCGGAACCGTACCTCATCGCGGCGCTCGCGGCGGCCGGCCCCGATATCGATACGTTCGTCTTTCGGCCGCTGGTCGAACTCGGCTACGTCGAGGGGGTGCTGTGGATGCATCGGGGATTGACACACTCGCTGCTGGCCGGGATCGCTCTCACCGTCCTCCTCGCTGCGTTCGGCCCCTGGCGGGCCGCCGCCGTCGGGTTCGGCTCGCACGTCCTCCTCGATTTCCTGAGCGGCGGCGTCCGTCCGTTCGCCCCGTTCGACCCCACGCTGTATGGGGTTTCCGTCGATTGGCTGCTACTGAATATGCTGATCTCGATCATCGCCGTCACCGTGATCCTCGGCGGCTTGCTCGGCATGAAATACGATCTCGGCCAGCAAGTCGTCTCGCGCGCTCCTGAAACGACACCCGAGCGATCCCGGTAG
- the pstB gene encoding phosphate ABC transporter ATP-binding protein PstB: MTNEQMTSSETEPTTDQPAPTPGTDSLADRGDAEGETTTDRTLLEARNLSVHYGEERALNDVDIEIPEKQVTAIIGPSGCGKSTFLRCINRMNDLVDSARVDGELLFDGKNVYDEDVDPVALRRKIGMVFQTPNPFPKSIRDNVAYGLKVQGKDDDVDEQVHKALERAALLEEVEDQLDSSGLELSGGQQQRLCIARAIAPDPDVILMDEPASALDPVATSKIEDLIEDLAEEYTVIIVTHNMQQAARISDKTAVFLTGGELVEFDDTDKIFENPEHDRVEDYITGKFG, encoded by the coding sequence ATGACTAACGAACAGATGACTTCCTCGGAAACGGAACCGACCACCGATCAACCAGCGCCGACGCCGGGAACCGACAGCCTCGCCGACCGCGGCGACGCCGAGGGGGAGACGACGACGGATCGAACGCTCCTCGAGGCGCGAAATCTAAGCGTCCACTACGGCGAGGAACGGGCGCTCAACGACGTCGACATCGAGATCCCCGAAAAGCAAGTCACGGCCATCATCGGCCCGTCCGGCTGTGGGAAATCGACGTTCCTCCGGTGTATCAACCGAATGAACGACCTCGTCGACAGCGCTCGCGTCGACGGCGAACTGCTGTTCGACGGCAAGAACGTCTACGACGAGGACGTCGATCCGGTCGCGCTGCGCCGGAAGATCGGGATGGTCTTCCAGACGCCGAACCCCTTCCCGAAGAGCATTCGCGACAACGTCGCGTACGGACTGAAAGTCCAGGGGAAAGACGACGACGTCGACGAACAGGTCCACAAGGCCCTCGAGCGAGCGGCGTTACTCGAGGAAGTCGAGGACCAACTCGACTCGAGCGGGCTGGAACTCTCTGGCGGCCAGCAACAGCGGCTGTGTATCGCTCGAGCGATCGCCCCCGATCCGGACGTGATACTGATGGACGAGCCGGCCTCGGCGCTGGACCCGGTCGCGACCTCGAAGATCGAGGACCTGATCGAGGATCTCGCCGAGGAGTACACGGTCATCATCGTCACGCACAACATGCAGCAGGCGGCTCGCATTTCGGATAAGACGGCGGTCTTCCTGACCGGCGGCGAACTCGTCGAGTTCGATGACACCGACAAGATCTTCGAGAATCCCGAACACGATCGCGTCGAGGACTACATCACCGGCAAATTCGGATAG
- the pstA gene encoding phosphate ABC transporter permease PstA: MAADTRDAPADSGFGQVSRTKDIAFRLLALAATLVGIVSLAALLANVAVDAVGWLDWGFLTSPPHPDPYEAGFLPALIGSIAIMLVIALITFPVGVGAAVYLEEYASDGYLTRFIQLNIANLAGVPSVVYGLLGLGLFVGLLGFGYGTVLAAAFTVGLLILPIIIIAAQEAIRAVPDSQRQASYGMGATKWQTIRNVVLPRAMPGIMTGTILALGRAIGETAPLIMIAAPTTVFGMPNSLFSKVSAMPLQIYNWASYPQTEFQYGVVAAGVVTLLVVLLTINSIAIIIRNRYQQRT, encoded by the coding sequence ATGGCGGCCGACACACGAGACGCACCCGCCGACTCCGGCTTCGGGCAGGTCAGCCGGACGAAAGATATCGCCTTCCGCCTGCTCGCGCTGGCGGCGACACTCGTCGGCATCGTCTCGCTCGCGGCCCTGCTGGCGAACGTCGCCGTCGACGCCGTCGGCTGGCTCGACTGGGGATTCCTCACGAGCCCGCCGCATCCGGATCCGTACGAGGCCGGTTTCCTTCCTGCATTGATCGGTTCGATCGCGATCATGCTCGTAATCGCGCTGATTACATTCCCGGTCGGCGTCGGAGCGGCGGTTTACCTCGAGGAGTACGCCAGTGACGGCTACCTCACACGATTCATTCAGCTCAACATCGCGAACCTCGCGGGCGTTCCCTCGGTCGTCTACGGGCTGTTGGGTCTGGGACTGTTCGTCGGCCTCCTCGGATTCGGGTACGGAACGGTGCTGGCCGCGGCGTTCACCGTCGGCCTGCTGATCCTCCCGATCATCATCATCGCGGCCCAGGAGGCGATCCGGGCGGTTCCGGACTCCCAACGGCAGGCCTCCTACGGGATGGGCGCGACGAAGTGGCAGACGATTCGGAACGTCGTCCTGCCGCGAGCGATGCCCGGCATCATGACCGGAACCATCCTCGCGCTCGGGCGTGCCATCGGCGAGACGGCGCCGCTGATCATGATCGCCGCGCCGACCACCGTCTTCGGGATGCCCAACAGCCTCTTTAGCAAGGTCAGCGCCATGCCCCTGCAGATCTACAACTGGGCGTCCTACCCGCAGACCGAGTTCCAGTACGGCGTCGTCGCCGCCGGCGTCGTCACGCTGCTCGTCGTCTTGCTCACGATCAACTCGATCGCGATCATCATCCGGAACCGCTATCAACAGCGAACCTGA
- the pstC gene encoding phosphate ABC transporter permease subunit PstC, with amino-acid sequence MSQPDFSHDGIRTARGTAFRYLFMLCALLSILTTVAIILTLLVDAVDFFAQVSLVEFLTGTRWSPTNEPTSFGVLPLISGTLAVTVGAAAVALPIGLLTAIYLSEYASERRRAYLKPALEVLAGVPTVVYGYFALVYVTPALDTFLPLSTFNTLSASIMVGIMIIPMVSSISEDAMSAVPDSLRQASYGLGATKFTVSTSVVVPAALSGIFSSFILALSRAIGETMIVAIAAGQTPRLVDVTDPAGLFLNSIQTMTAAMVQIGTGDLVGQGPAYKSLFAVGLTLFVITFVMNLISELVASRYREVYR; translated from the coding sequence ATGAGCCAGCCGGACTTCTCCCACGACGGGATCCGCACGGCGCGTGGCACGGCGTTTCGGTACCTCTTCATGCTCTGTGCGCTCCTGTCGATCCTGACGACCGTCGCGATCATCCTGACGCTGCTCGTCGACGCGGTCGATTTCTTCGCGCAGGTCTCGCTCGTCGAGTTCCTCACGGGAACGCGGTGGAGCCCGACGAACGAGCCGACTTCGTTCGGCGTCCTGCCGCTGATTTCGGGCACGCTGGCGGTCACCGTCGGCGCGGCGGCGGTCGCCCTCCCCATCGGTCTGCTGACCGCGATCTATCTCAGCGAGTACGCCTCCGAGCGCCGACGGGCCTACCTCAAGCCCGCGCTCGAGGTACTGGCGGGCGTCCCGACGGTCGTCTACGGCTACTTCGCGCTCGTCTACGTCACGCCGGCGCTCGATACCTTCTTGCCGCTCTCGACGTTCAACACGCTGTCGGCGTCGATCATGGTCGGGATCATGATCATCCCGATGGTCTCCTCGATCAGCGAGGACGCGATGAGCGCGGTCCCCGATTCACTTCGTCAGGCCAGTTACGGCCTCGGCGCGACGAAATTCACCGTCTCCACCTCGGTGGTCGTGCCGGCCGCGCTCTCGGGGATCTTCTCGTCGTTCATCCTCGCGCTCTCGCGAGCGATCGGCGAGACGATGATCGTCGCCATCGCGGCGGGCCAGACCCCGCGACTGGTCGACGTGACCGACCCCGCAGGGCTGTTCCTCAACTCGATCCAGACGATGACCGCCGCGATGGTCCAGATCGGGACGGGAGATCTCGTCGGGCAAGGCCCTGCGTACAAGAGCCTCTTCGCGGTCGGACTGACCCTGTTCGTCATTACCTTCGTCATGAACCTCATCAGTGAACTCGTCGCCTCGCGCTATCGAGAGGTGTATCGCTAA